tagaaccatagaatgatttaggttggaagggaccttaaagatcatccaggcccaacccccctgccatggacagggacaccttccactagcccaggttgctcaaagccccgtccaacctggccttgaacactgccagggagggggcagccacagcttctctgggcaacctgtgccagtgtctcaccaccctcacagggaagaatttcttcctcatatctaatctaaatctaccctctttcagtttaaaaccgttacccctcatcctatccctacaccccctgataaagagtccctccccatctttcctgtagccccctttaagtactggaaggcctctatagggtctccccagagccttctcttctccaggctggacaaccccgactctctcagcctgtcctcacaggggagctgctccagcccctgattatCTTCTGGGTTTTTGCAGGTAAtagttaaattatattaaatataaagaaCAATGACTTATTACAGAGTATGAGAAGTAACACACCAGCAACCATATTCACTGCTAGAGTAAGTGGACACTACTTTACTGAGATTGGTGTACTGTCTAACATTTAGGTTAGTGAGGAATTTGTACGGAATTTCTATTTAGAGTTATTGGCTTGCTGGAAGAGGATTTTTGTCTCACTCAGTGTGTAAAATATATGCATGGATGGGCCTTACCTATTGTGTACCGGCTGTGCATGCTTTTTTCGCTGAGGCTGTGCAATGAGGTGGCATGAGCTTCCTGCTACAGTTCAGGCTGAATTTTCTCAGGTAAGATTTTCTCTTCCTCCATTTTCAAGCGGGACTTCAAATTATGGGTGGGAAGTCATCTTGTCCGAGAAAGATCTGCACAGTGAGTAACATACAGTTCCCTTTAGAATTGCCTTTATCTAGCCAATTTCTCTAGTTCAGGTAAGGAAGTTATATTAAATGTATAAGGAAAGTAATGGCTTGGTCTTAGTAATAACCAGACAAATGTCAACCAAACTGTAGTATAGTGGTACTGGTTTCCATCAGTTTTTTGTATCCATAGTGAAGTAGCTAGTTGTACACTAAAAGAAGTCAAAAGCTTTAATGAAACTAATTACAGTATTTCATAATGTCCctttatttttcacctttaaGGGCATCTGAGCAGAGTATAGTTATGTGTATCTTGTTCTCACTGTTTCTGTTTCCATAGGCATGGTTTTTGAGGCACTGTCCAGGTAATTGCCATCACATACCATAATGGCAAATGACTGGTTTCAGTATGATATGTGATACTCCACCGTGTGAACATAGAGGTGACCTTCTGCTTTACTGTGTGTGGAATGTAACGTGAGGCTGTGCCTTTGCAGGTGGTAGACATCATGAGAATGAATGTGGACAAGGTGCTAGAAAGAGACCAGAGGCTATCAGAGCTTGACAACCGGGCAGATGCATTGCAAGCAGGTGCCTCACAGTTTGAAACCAGTGCAGccaaactgaagagaaaataCTGGTGGAAAAATTGCAAGGTAAGGAATATAAATTCTTGTTGAGAATCACTTCATGGCAGACATTACTTTCACTTGCATTTAACGGGACTTTGCTTGCAGGATGGCGTCTCTAAGTGGCCTCTTCTTGACAAGGGGAGAAGGAGATGCCTTGCCCTCTAGGCTCCAGGATAATAAGTCAAGCAACTTTGATCTTTACTAGAACCTATTCTTTAGATAATTTCTGctgtatataaaatatagataCAAATTTTGATGCCCGCAGATAGGGATGGGAGAGCATTCCATGTTAATTCATGCCAGTTCCCTGGGTGAACCACAAAACCTGAACAGGAGTGGTGAATTCTAGTAGTTGgagaaaataagctttttcccCATGGGAGATCATCAGCCTCTTGATTTTTCTTTAGGATGGTAAACTACCAAAAAAAGACTTGGTTCCACAAACTGCTGTGAGAAGTGAGGAAATGACAGTCTCTTTAAAAAAGAGGGGCAGATTAGGACAGAGCAGGACTTTaatcagccagctctctcctcTGCTGTTTTCAAAGTCTTATCCTTACCCATGAGCAGAGGGAACCtcactttcctttgctttttcagaCCTTCTCCAGAATTTGTGTTTTCTGGACCCAGAAACTTCAGCTCCTCTTATTCATATAAGACCCCATATCCTTGCTTTTTTCTACTCATGCACCACTAACATGAATGCTATACCAAAAGTTCAGCTTCATTCCCATTTCTCTTCAGTACCATCTTTGCTGCTGACCATTCATGTCCACCCAAATAAAACCACTTGTTCCCAAGGGAGAATCCCAAATGTATCTCTCACCAGTCTGTTGCTTGCTTTGTCTCTTCAGTCCACAGTGCTATGAAATGTAAAGCAAAGCACAATATTCTGTGTAaactacacacacaaacactccAGAAATAAGTGGATCGAGGTTAGAAATTCAACTGAGCAGTTCCTTTGGGCCTCTTCTAGCTGTTGCCCAGTTGCTTTGCCTGACAGTGCAGGAAGCAGGGCTTTTGGGAGCTACAGACACAGATTTTGAGTTGGGTTCACCCATGCTGACTGCAGTCACCACAGTGATCTACACTACGCTAGACCTTCAAACCTACCCTCATTCTCCTTTCCTCATTGTCCCTTCCTGCTTTACCGTGACAAACAGAGTCCCCCTGTCCTTCCTCTGGCTCCCAAACTCTTGAaggagggggaaaataaataaatttacaaGCCAATGGCTAGCTCCATCCTCCAGACATATGTCTGGAGGAATGAAGGCCTTGGGTTGACACGTCCATGTTTGTTGTTTTACAGTCTTTCCATTTTCACTGGAGTGATGATGGGAATTGGACTGCAGCATCTCTGGTGGCCTTACTAGCATTCAGCAAGTCTCATTTAGGGACCTCTACCCCACACAACTCAGTGCTGGTATGGTCTGTGCACAGCTGGCTCTGATGTATCTGTTCCTGTGAGAACAGACTTCAACTTTGCAATGAGCTATTTCCAGGCTAACATGCTGGAAACCATGCTGGCTAGCATGGGCTACCTCTCTCAACCGCACAAGTACACAAAGCCAGCACAAATAGCTGCTAGGCATTAAACATCTCCAGCTGCTTCTTCCCTGACTGTGGGAACATGGTGAAAAGTGGTCAAGTTACTCTGGTATAAAGTTGTACATGGCCATGTGTGAATCCAGCCACTTAAAGCACCTCTGGAGTTTTACTTTGGaagtttactttttctttactgCTGGAAATGGATAAAGTTGGTCACTGCATCTTAGCTGATGGGTAAGAACTTGCTAGCTTTGACAAGAGGCTATGTCCATTGCTGGTGGTTAGCTGTTCCTTAAATTGACACTAAATTTGGGGCCTTAACAAGTCTGTTGCAGTGAGTCTTTGCAAGAATTAAATGTGCAAGGAATGAGCCACcaagtaaaagcaaaaaacctgAGGTGTTACTGTCTTTCATGTGAAAACCTGAcgttctctttttttctcataacTCTCTTTTTATAGATGATGATCATCCTTGGTGTAGTATGCGCAGTCATTCTCATTATAATTATAAGTGAGtaatgcattttctctttcatttatgATCTCAGTAGCTCTGTGACTTACAAAGTGCTGAtatattaaagaacaaaacaaaacatcaatataaaatatttaaactgattAATCTGTGAAATTCCCCTTCTAGTGTCATGCTGTTATAGTGAGAATTACTGCAAACTCTCTGGACACTTAGTAGGTAGAATTTGTTgacatttaatgtattttacattGGCATGTTACGTAACTTTCTCTAGGATTAGAGACTGTCCCTTTTCATGTTTATATAAATTTTTATGCAGTCTCAGGTATCTTCCTTTCATAACAACCAGTGCCCAGTCCTGGTGTCTTCTAGTGAGAACAGTAATGCCTGAATTACCTTGTGCCTATAAAAAGAGGGTGAAGGCCCACAGGCAAAGGGCATCtgatgaattttttaaaagcatgtagaTGCCTAGTTCCCACCAAATCAGCTGGAATTTGAGATgttggtgcttttgaaaatcactTTGCATCTTGGATACCAAAATATTGTTAAAAGATGGCCCAAAGTCTTACTGATTTCTTGTCTTGAAAGATCATCTCATTCATATGTTTGTTATAGGAAAGATAGCATATAAATGAATAATAGCAGTCATGCTGGTTGGGAGCCAGGGATCTTGTAATGACAGGAACCgaacattttatttatgtaacCTCTGTGTTAGCAACAGCTGTTATGTGACATAACTGTAATATGGCATTAACTCCTAAAAGGGAGATTTCTTGAGTTAGACAATCCAGCTAGTAGCCCAGAAGAGATCCACCTGGAGGCTAGACTGTGGATGTAAATTAATTCCCAGCTCTCAAATTACATGCCTTGTATTCAGCATGTTTCCATTTTCCTCTGTTGCTTCTGTAAAGAAGGCTTACAGAATCACCTGTAAATAGGACTAAATGGATTGAGATACATGTGGCAGTTTATAAGTCTTATGAATGCTGGCACCAGAGCAACCCAGAATAATTCTAGGGTTTCGTAACACTGATATGGCAAGAATTGGAAATGGCTAGATATTAATTAACTATATTAACAGGGTCCTCAAGGCAACTGGCTTCAAGGGAAAGAAAGACAGGCCTTTGTTCTGCAGTCTAGTGCAGCAACCTGGGAAGACAGACGTGCAGCCATTGAACTAATTGCTGTGTATATAGGCATCACTGAGCATTTGTGTATCTTAACAATAAAGTAAAAAGCAGACAAGATAGCTCAAAATTTCTCCTTTGAAGTTAAGGCTGAAATGATATATAAGTTATAATGTTGTTTCccttctggttttaaatgttgGATGCCTGTCCTGGTAAGTTTAGAAACAGATATAGCAGGTTTGCCATGGCTTAGGTTGGGTTTAGGGTATTTAATCACAAACTTGAGTGTCACATCATCAAACCCAGGTCTTGGTTCACCATAGTGAGATCTAGTGCAATCTTAGTGAGATTTAAGTG
This region of Strix uralensis isolate ZFMK-TIS-50842 chromosome 9, bStrUra1, whole genome shotgun sequence genomic DNA includes:
- the VAMP2 gene encoding vesicle-associated membrane protein 2, whose protein sequence is MSAPAPTQGPTSAGAAGPPPATNVSSNKRMQQTQARVDEVVDIMRMNVDKVLERDQRLSELDNRADALQAGASQFETSAAKLKRKYWWKNCKMMIILGVVCAVILIIIIIYFST